One region of Mesobacillus boroniphilus genomic DNA includes:
- a CDS encoding xanthine phosphoribosyltransferase — protein MELLIEKIKKEGSVLSSSVLKVDSFLNHQIDPQLMLEIGKEFAQRFADSGITKILTIESSGIAPAVMAGLQLNVPVVFARKRKSLTLVNNLITASVYSFTKEETSEISVSNQYLTENDKVLIIDDFLANGQAALGLAEIASKAKASIAGIGIVIEKGFQDGGSLLRDKGYTVESLATISSLEDGIVSFEQQTTETKVELTR, from the coding sequence ATGGAACTGCTTATTGAAAAAATTAAAAAAGAAGGAAGCGTCCTGTCATCATCTGTACTTAAGGTTGACTCATTCCTAAATCACCAGATTGATCCGCAGCTTATGCTTGAAATCGGGAAGGAATTTGCTCAGCGGTTTGCCGATAGCGGAATCACCAAAATACTGACGATTGAATCGTCCGGAATTGCTCCTGCTGTTATGGCAGGTCTTCAGCTGAATGTACCAGTTGTTTTTGCAAGGAAAAGAAAATCTCTTACTCTCGTAAATAATCTGATTACAGCCTCTGTCTACTCTTTTACCAAGGAGGAAACAAGTGAGATTTCCGTTTCAAATCAATACCTGACAGAAAACGATAAGGTGTTGATTATTGATGACTTCCTTGCCAACGGACAAGCCGCACTTGGTCTTGCAGAAATAGCCAGCAAGGCGAAAGCATCAATTGCAGGAATCGGAATTGTGATCGAAAAAGGATTTCAGGATGGCGGCTCTCTTCTTAGAGATAAGGGCTACACGGTCGAATCATTGGCTACTATAAGCTCCCTTGAAGATGGCATAGTCAGCTTTGAACAACAAACAACTGAGACAAAGGTGGAATTGACGCGATGA
- a CDS encoding ABC transporter ATP-binding protein, producing MSVFKDLLWYFKSEKKAYLTGIFLLLFVAMLQLVPPRVIGIIVDEITNGTLTAGKLWKWVFVLAATGLAMYSLRYYWRIMIFGSAVKLSRLLRNRLYAHFTSMSQSFYQKRRTGDLMAHATNDLSAIQQTAGAGVLTFVDSVSTGGFVIIAMAATISWKLTLIALIPMPFMALLTSWYGTMLHKRFHKAQEAFSDLNDKTQESITGIKVIKTFGQEKEDIEDFRKQSEDVVKKNISVAKVDALFDPTISIIVGISFFLSIAYGARYVLNGELTIGQLVSFTSYLGLLVWPMLAFGWFFNIVERGRASYDRVSALLEEKIDIQDKPDALDIVPNGDIQYDIKSFTYPSDHEPILKDIKFGLGKGKTLGIVGKTGAGKTTLLKLLIREFDLSDGSISIGSRNIQDYKMDRLRQAIGYVPQDHFLFSATVQENIAFANPSADKEVIYSSAKVANIHDDILEFTDGYQTVVGERGVSLSGGQKQRISIARALVMNPEILILDDSLSAVDAKTEEQILSALKDNRKDKTTIITAHRLSAIHHADLIVVLEDGRIAERGTHDQLMEHDGWYKDMYLRQQLEELVEQGG from the coding sequence ATGAGCGTGTTCAAGGATTTATTATGGTATTTCAAGTCGGAGAAAAAGGCTTATTTGACCGGGATTTTCCTGCTTTTATTTGTGGCGATGCTCCAGCTTGTCCCACCGCGAGTCATTGGGATTATAGTAGATGAAATTACCAATGGGACGCTTACGGCGGGAAAACTTTGGAAATGGGTTTTTGTATTAGCAGCTACAGGACTGGCGATGTATTCACTTCGTTATTATTGGAGAATCATGATTTTTGGTTCTGCGGTAAAACTGTCGCGATTATTAAGGAATCGGCTTTATGCCCATTTTACTAGTATGTCGCAGTCTTTTTACCAGAAAAGAAGGACAGGGGATTTGATGGCCCATGCCACTAATGACCTTTCTGCGATCCAGCAGACAGCAGGTGCCGGTGTCCTGACGTTTGTTGACTCTGTCTCAACCGGAGGCTTCGTTATCATCGCGATGGCAGCGACAATTAGCTGGAAGCTGACTTTGATCGCTTTGATTCCAATGCCGTTCATGGCTTTGCTGACAAGTTGGTACGGGACGATGCTTCATAAAAGGTTCCATAAGGCTCAGGAAGCTTTTTCGGATTTGAATGACAAGACACAGGAAAGCATCACTGGTATCAAAGTCATTAAAACATTTGGCCAGGAAAAAGAAGATATTGAGGATTTTCGCAAACAGTCTGAGGATGTTGTGAAAAAGAACATTTCTGTCGCGAAGGTCGACGCATTATTCGACCCGACGATTTCCATCATTGTTGGCATATCGTTTTTCTTATCGATTGCTTATGGGGCAAGGTATGTGTTGAACGGGGAACTGACAATTGGACAGCTGGTATCTTTCACATCATATCTTGGCTTGCTGGTTTGGCCAATGCTTGCGTTCGGCTGGTTTTTCAATATTGTTGAACGTGGTAGGGCTTCATATGACCGCGTTTCAGCATTACTTGAGGAAAAAATCGATATTCAGGACAAACCAGATGCCCTGGACATTGTCCCAAATGGCGATATTCAGTATGATATTAAATCGTTTACCTATCCAAGTGACCATGAACCGATATTAAAGGATATTAAATTTGGGCTTGGGAAGGGGAAGACGCTTGGAATCGTCGGAAAAACAGGAGCCGGTAAAACGACTCTATTGAAGCTGTTGATCCGTGAATTTGACCTTTCTGATGGAAGCATCAGCATTGGCAGCAGGAACATTCAGGACTACAAGATGGATCGTTTAAGACAGGCAATTGGATACGTTCCACAGGATCATTTTCTTTTCTCGGCGACTGTTCAGGAGAACATAGCTTTCGCGAATCCTTCTGCCGATAAGGAGGTCATCTATAGTTCAGCTAAAGTGGCGAACATCCATGATGACATTCTTGAATTTACAGATGGCTATCAAACCGTTGTCGGGGAGCGCGGGGTTTCACTCTCAGGCGGACAGAAGCAGCGTATTTCGATTGCCCGCGCATTGGTGATGAATCCAGAAATCCTTATCCTGGACGATTCCCTTTCGGCGGTCGATGCGAAGACCGAGGAACAGATCTTATCAGCATTGAAAGATAATCGAAAAGACAAGACAACAATTATTACTGCTCATCGGTTAAGCGCCATTCACCACGCTGATCTGATCGTTGTTCTTGAAGATGGACGGATTGCTGAACGAGGTACCCACGACCAACTGATGGAGCATGACGGCTGGTACAAGGATATGTATTTAAGGCAGCAGCTTGAAGAGCTTGTTGAGCAGGGAGGATGA
- a CDS encoding ABC transporter ATP-binding protein translates to MEKTPVLNAKEQRSVLFRLLAYAKPHLKMIFVAFGFLLLATVGDVIGPILVKIFIDDYLREGYLPFEPLLMLGAAYIGIQILNVLVSYFQLLKFQEIALKIIQQMRIDVFTKVQQLGLKYFDKTPAGSLVSRVTNDTEAIKDMFVSVIATFIQSGFLLFGIFVAMFILNVKLALFTMLILPFIVFIMSLYRKLSSRFYQDMRERLSQLNAKLSESLQGMSIIQMFRQEERLKREFGEINDKHFEAGMKNIKADGLLLRPAVDLVYILALIIVLSFFGISSFDSPIEIGVLYAFINYLDRFFEPVNNMMMRLSMYQQAIVAASRVFKLLDEAELAPAQTGTEADRINEGKIEFKDVSFSYDGKRDVLKNISFTVKPGETLAFVGHTGSGKSSIINLLMRFYEFKRGDILIDDHSIKNYPVKELRDKMGLVLQDPFLFYGTVGDNIKLHNSALTEKDIKRAAEFVQADSFIEKLEDGYSQKVTERGSTFSSGQRQLIAFARTIAANPKILVLDEATANIDTETEEAIQTALARMRKGRTTIAIAHRLSTIQDADQIIVLHHGEIVERGTHQELLSQQGLYHKMYLLQNGSVERLEDVVG, encoded by the coding sequence ATGGAAAAAACGCCTGTACTAAACGCTAAAGAGCAGCGTTCCGTTCTGTTCCGGCTACTTGCGTATGCAAAGCCTCATTTAAAAATGATTTTTGTAGCATTTGGATTCCTGCTGCTCGCCACTGTTGGGGATGTGATCGGACCGATCTTGGTGAAAATTTTTATTGATGATTATTTGAGGGAAGGCTACTTGCCTTTTGAGCCGCTTTTGATGCTCGGGGCTGCTTATATCGGAATCCAGATACTCAATGTGCTCGTGTCCTATTTTCAGCTTCTGAAGTTCCAGGAAATTGCGCTGAAAATCATCCAGCAAATGAGGATTGATGTCTTTACAAAGGTGCAGCAGCTTGGATTGAAATATTTTGATAAAACGCCTGCCGGCTCACTTGTATCGAGAGTGACAAATGATACCGAGGCAATCAAAGATATGTTCGTCAGCGTGATTGCGACTTTTATCCAAAGCGGCTTCTTGCTGTTCGGAATCTTTGTCGCAATGTTCATCCTGAATGTGAAACTGGCTTTATTCACGATGCTTATTTTACCGTTCATTGTGTTCATCATGAGCTTGTACCGAAAGCTAAGCTCAAGGTTTTACCAGGATATGCGTGAACGCCTGAGCCAACTGAATGCGAAGCTCAGTGAATCACTCCAGGGTATGTCGATTATCCAGATGTTCCGACAGGAAGAAAGGCTGAAGAGGGAATTCGGCGAAATCAACGACAAGCACTTTGAGGCAGGCATGAAAAACATCAAGGCAGATGGGCTCCTGTTACGACCGGCCGTTGATCTGGTCTATATTTTAGCGTTAATCATCGTCCTCAGCTTTTTTGGGATTAGTTCTTTTGATAGTCCAATTGAGATTGGTGTGCTATATGCATTCATCAATTACCTGGATCGTTTTTTCGAGCCTGTGAACAATATGATGATGCGACTTTCCATGTACCAGCAGGCGATTGTCGCTGCATCACGTGTTTTCAAACTGCTTGATGAAGCTGAGCTTGCTCCGGCACAGACTGGAACAGAGGCTGATAGAATCAATGAAGGAAAAATAGAATTCAAGGATGTTAGTTTCTCCTATGATGGCAAAAGAGATGTATTGAAAAATATCAGTTTCACAGTGAAACCCGGAGAAACTCTTGCTTTTGTCGGCCACACCGGAAGCGGAAAGAGTTCTATCATCAACCTTTTGATGCGCTTTTATGAGTTCAAGCGCGGCGACATTTTGATAGATGATCATTCGATAAAAAATTACCCGGTAAAAGAGCTGCGTGATAAAATGGGGCTGGTACTTCAGGATCCATTTTTGTTCTACGGAACAGTCGGCGATAATATCAAGCTGCACAATAGCGCCTTGACGGAAAAAGATATTAAGAGGGCAGCTGAATTTGTCCAGGCAGATTCCTTCATTGAAAAGCTTGAAGATGGATATTCTCAAAAAGTAACAGAGCGAGGCTCCACTTTTTCAAGCGGACAGAGGCAGCTGATTGCATTTGCGAGGACGATTGCAGCAAATCCGAAAATCCTTGTGCTGGATGAAGCGACTGCAAATATTGATACGGAAACCGAAGAGGCTATCCAGACTGCACTCGCCAGGATGCGCAAAGGCAGGACAACGATTGCCATTGCCCATAGGCTGTCGACCATCCAAGATGCAGACCAGATCATCGTTCTCCATCATGGAGAAATAGTTGAACGCGGAACACATCAGGAACTGCTTTCACAACAGGGACTTTACCATAAGATGTATCTCCTGCAGAATGGTTCAGTAGAACGATTGGAAGATGTTGTTGGATAA
- a CDS encoding aspartyl-phosphate phosphatase Spo0E family protein: MSKEQLITLIEKKREELIQIASKNGLNSTIAIHYSQELDELLNEYNRVYIKKIAAH; encoded by the coding sequence TTGTCTAAAGAGCAACTGATTACCCTCATTGAAAAGAAACGAGAAGAGCTGATACAAATCGCTTCCAAGAACGGCCTGAATTCTACAATTGCCATCCACTATAGCCAGGAACTTGATGAACTATTAAATGAATATAACCGCGTCTACATAAAAAAGATAGCAGCCCATTAA
- a CDS encoding cytochrome c biogenesis CcdA family protein produces the protein MTDINIFIAMGAGFLSFISPCCLPLYPAFLSYITGMSVGELKSENAMLQKRSLLHTLFFLLGFSVIFIAIGFGTSFVGQFFMQYQDLIRQLGAIFIVAFGLMVIGFFKPEFLMKDRKIEFKNRPSGYFGSSLIGMAFAAGWTPCTGPILASVILLASSNPGSGMLYMIAYTLGFAIPFFILSFFIGKMQWIRKHNVKIVKIGGYIMILVGIMLFFDWMTKLISILSMFFGDFTGF, from the coding sequence ATGACAGATATAAATATATTCATTGCTATGGGAGCGGGATTCCTTAGCTTTATTTCTCCGTGCTGCTTGCCGCTTTATCCGGCATTTTTATCTTATATTACAGGGATGTCTGTCGGAGAACTAAAAAGCGAAAATGCAATGCTCCAAAAGCGCAGTCTGCTCCATACACTGTTTTTCTTGCTGGGCTTTTCGGTGATTTTCATTGCAATTGGTTTTGGGACCTCTTTCGTAGGCCAATTTTTCATGCAGTACCAGGATCTCATCCGTCAGCTGGGTGCAATCTTTATTGTGGCCTTCGGGTTGATGGTGATTGGCTTCTTTAAGCCTGAGTTTTTGATGAAAGACAGGAAAATAGAATTCAAGAACCGTCCATCAGGTTATTTTGGATCGTCGTTGATTGGCATGGCCTTTGCGGCTGGCTGGACACCATGTACTGGTCCAATCCTCGCATCGGTCATCCTGCTTGCGAGCTCAAACCCTGGTTCAGGAATGCTTTATATGATCGCATATACACTTGGTTTTGCGATTCCGTTTTTCATTCTTTCATTCTTTATCGGAAAAATGCAGTGGATCCGCAAGCATAATGTGAAAATTGTTAAAATCGGCGGCTATATCATGATACTAGTCGGAATCATGTTGTTCTTCGACTGGATGACGAAGCTGATTTCGATTCTATCAATGTTTTTTGGCGATTTTACAGGATTTTAA
- a CDS encoding response regulator, with the protein MARILIVDDAKFMRITLTNILKKANHEIVGEAENGREAVALYRELKPDLVTMDITMPEMSGLDAVKEIKKDFKDAKIIMCSAMGQQKMVVDAIEAGAKDFIVKPFDDSQVVDSVSRVLR; encoded by the coding sequence ATGGCCAGAATTTTGATAGTTGACGACGCAAAATTTATGAGAATCACCTTAACCAATATTCTGAAGAAAGCGAATCACGAAATAGTAGGGGAAGCTGAAAATGGACGTGAAGCAGTCGCGCTGTATCGCGAACTGAAGCCCGATCTTGTGACAATGGATATCACGATGCCAGAAATGAGCGGATTGGATGCCGTAAAAGAAATCAAAAAGGATTTCAAGGATGCAAAAATCATCATGTGCTCAGCAATGGGCCAGCAGAAAATGGTGGTTGATGCAATCGAGGCCGGAGCGAAGGATTTTATCGTAAAGCCATTCGATGATTCACAGGTAGTCGATTCTGTATCAAGAGTATTAAGATAA
- a CDS encoding CcdC family protein, whose protein sequence is MNYVLASTVGAIGMAIFVTFMRMKAAKKPASAKKIILPPIFMSTGALMFIFPMFRVHFLQIIEALTVGMLFSILLIKTSEFEVRDQEIFLKRSKAFVFILIGLLIVRVIAKLVLSSSIDVGELSGMFWILAFGMIVPWRVAMYLQFKKLHNELNIGSEKTNID, encoded by the coding sequence ATGAATTATGTTCTGGCGTCAACAGTTGGGGCAATTGGAATGGCCATCTTTGTAACATTCATGAGGATGAAGGCTGCCAAAAAACCAGCTTCTGCCAAGAAAATTATCTTACCGCCAATTTTCATGAGCACCGGTGCGCTCATGTTCATCTTTCCAATGTTCCGGGTGCACTTTTTACAAATCATAGAGGCACTCACAGTAGGAATGCTATTCTCAATCCTGCTCATAAAGACCTCGGAATTCGAAGTCAGAGATCAAGAAATCTTTCTCAAGAGGTCCAAGGCGTTTGTGTTCATTTTAATCGGTCTGTTGATCGTACGTGTAATAGCAAAACTGGTGCTGAGCAGCTCAATCGATGTCGGAGAGCTAAGCGGCATGTTCTGGATTCTTGCATTTGGAATGATTGTTCCATGGCGAGTGGCAATGTATTTGCAGTTTAAAAAGCTTCATAATGAGTTGAATATTGGCTCTGAAAAAACGAATATAGATTAA
- a CDS encoding reverse transcriptase-like protein, which translates to MTTITLKKAPVKLLLRGELIKKVKLTKSQLTVYLNEGMPHYLIGNEYRFLEGEVKEWLRTYTPSQDRLEREFRDKRGRSLKEYVTEDIILSTLRIQKDRLTNLKKNGLPFQRVGEKHFYHVQDILEFSRKGEKQVVEPVLKNMLMPLVEKVPADVPIMIVDGSYNFNNATAGTGVVLVTNREAAAGYSTVRKFDTRKTIVCELLAILDALKLMKKKKFKKAIIITDQKVWTSSFSIDLKTYQGPVKQYINDLNQKWNHYKGKVEIRFVGELNDGKNNPLYKKAHDLSQEHKNSVVEGLKF; encoded by the coding sequence ATGACAACAATCACGTTAAAAAAGGCCCCGGTAAAGTTACTTTTAAGGGGAGAGTTAATAAAAAAAGTCAAATTAACAAAATCCCAATTGACAGTATATTTGAATGAAGGAATGCCTCATTATTTGATTGGCAACGAATACAGATTCTTAGAAGGTGAAGTGAAAGAATGGCTAAGAACATACACACCTTCTCAGGACCGTTTAGAAAGGGAGTTTCGTGACAAAAGAGGCCGATCGCTGAAAGAGTATGTAACTGAGGATATCATTCTATCAACCTTAAGAATTCAAAAGGACCGATTGACGAACTTGAAGAAAAATGGGCTCCCATTTCAACGGGTAGGTGAGAAGCATTTTTACCATGTCCAGGATATTCTCGAGTTTTCCCGTAAAGGAGAAAAGCAGGTCGTAGAGCCGGTTTTGAAAAACATGCTAATGCCGTTAGTCGAGAAAGTTCCCGCTGATGTACCAATCATGATTGTCGATGGCTCCTATAATTTCAATAATGCCACGGCAGGTACCGGAGTCGTGCTCGTCACGAACAGAGAAGCAGCGGCCGGTTATTCAACAGTGAGGAAATTTGATACTCGAAAAACAATTGTGTGTGAATTGCTAGCGATCCTCGATGCTTTAAAGCTGATGAAAAAGAAGAAATTTAAGAAAGCGATAATTATAACTGATCAAAAAGTCTGGACTTCAAGTTTTTCTATTGATTTGAAAACGTACCAAGGACCCGTTAAGCAGTACATAAATGATTTGAATCAAAAATGGAACCATTATAAAGGAAAAGTTGAAATTAGGTTTGTCGGAGAATTGAATGATGGAAAGAATAATCCGCTATACAAAAAAGCTCATGATCTTAGCCAGGAGCATAAGAATAGCGTTGTGGAAGGCCTGAAATTTTAA
- a CDS encoding HAD-IIIA family hydrolase, giving the protein MLNIQAVFIDRDGTLGGSDKVIYPGDFELYPGVQESIKLLKDNNILVYSFTNQPGIANGEAAVGQFETELKSFGFDKAYICPHRHDGGCSCRKPSAGLLEKAAEENELDLRQCVVIGDRWTDMLAGNEVGCLKILVKTGSGQEAYDKYINKQYFGRWGEIQLDFFASDLNEAISWLMRRE; this is encoded by the coding sequence GTGTTAAATATCCAGGCTGTTTTTATCGACAGGGATGGGACTCTCGGTGGAAGTGATAAAGTTATTTATCCGGGGGATTTTGAGTTATACCCTGGTGTCCAGGAATCAATCAAGCTATTAAAGGACAACAATATATTAGTCTATTCGTTTACAAACCAGCCAGGGATTGCGAATGGAGAAGCTGCCGTTGGCCAGTTTGAGACTGAGTTGAAATCATTTGGTTTCGATAAGGCATACATTTGTCCTCATCGCCATGATGGAGGCTGCTCGTGCAGGAAACCCTCTGCAGGCTTGTTGGAAAAGGCTGCGGAAGAAAATGAACTTGATTTGAGACAGTGTGTTGTAATTGGAGATCGGTGGACGGATATGCTGGCTGGTAATGAAGTTGGCTGCTTGAAGATTTTGGTAAAAACGGGCAGCGGCCAGGAAGCTTATGATAAATACATAAATAAGCAGTATTTTGGCCGATGGGGAGAAATACAGCTGGATTTTTTTGCAAGTGATTTAAACGAGGCAATTAGCTGGCTGATGAGGAGGGAGTAA
- a CDS encoding class I SAM-dependent methyltransferase, translating to MNSIFNEVMQRENSRVLDIGFGTGVLSARLYENGHNIDGIDFSQRMIQLAQHKMPNANLIEWDIANGMPKELKMKKYDYIVSTYTLHHLNDEDKVFFIKGLLPLLTEGGKILIGDIAFQTRQELETCKNESKEFWDDDEFYFVFDEIRSVLEGYCKLEFLPISHCGGVIEMTKKK from the coding sequence TTGAATAGTATTTTTAATGAAGTGATGCAAAGAGAAAATTCAAGAGTTTTGGATATTGGTTTTGGTACAGGAGTTCTGTCCGCCAGGCTGTACGAAAATGGGCATAATATTGATGGAATTGATTTTTCACAGAGAATGATTCAATTGGCTCAGCATAAAATGCCAAATGCCAATTTAATAGAATGGGATATTGCCAATGGCATGCCCAAAGAATTAAAGATGAAAAAGTATGATTACATTGTAAGCACCTACACATTACACCATCTTAACGACGAAGATAAAGTATTTTTTATAAAGGGATTACTGCCACTGCTTACAGAGGGCGGCAAGATCCTTATTGGGGACATCGCCTTTCAAACCAGGCAGGAGCTCGAAACTTGTAAAAATGAAAGCAAAGAATTTTGGGATGATGATGAATTTTATTTTGTTTTTGATGAGATACGTTCTGTGTTGGAGGGGTACTGTAAACTGGAATTTCTGCCTATTTCCCATTGTGGCGGAGTGATAGAAATGACAAAGAAAAAATGA
- a CDS encoding phosphotransferase enzyme family protein yields MSYQSIKRALKAYGVGQKSITIKQELSSWSTDLHYKIEADGKTYSARFLKENRSPNNVFGEITDEILTEQTKFCRFLLDHDVPFMRNVPALNGEPYTIVSREGEHYRFIMFEWIEGQHLTHSDKDMAWKFGYMARRFHDISATYKSAVFPKKSHLIGYQQFSDQIGAKIHSTEMQDKSELQDYLELANNHIATAKTNRMDYIVQSDLNPMNVLWDENRNIVGIVDFESIGYGDRIEGLAWLIKWYTRTEGINSMEMSSEVAKSLLDGYGAFDFLGIDAHERLASLLWLSGCLNWNFVKTTLTILDTHNVESLNAHLHAYKIRGEKLISLLPKAFLNV; encoded by the coding sequence GTGTCTTATCAATCGATTAAAAGAGCTTTGAAGGCTTACGGGGTTGGACAGAAATCAATTACAATAAAACAAGAACTTTCTAGCTGGAGTACGGATTTGCATTATAAAATCGAGGCAGATGGTAAAACATATTCGGCGAGATTCTTGAAAGAAAACAGGTCTCCGAACAATGTCTTTGGAGAAATAACGGATGAAATTTTAACTGAACAAACAAAGTTTTGCCGTTTCCTGCTCGATCATGATGTTCCCTTCATGAGAAATGTACCGGCTTTAAATGGCGAGCCATACACCATTGTCAGCCGGGAAGGGGAACACTACCGCTTTATCATGTTTGAATGGATAGAAGGTCAGCATCTTACTCATAGTGATAAGGATATGGCCTGGAAATTCGGATATATGGCCAGGAGGTTTCATGACATTTCCGCTACATATAAGAGTGCTGTTTTTCCAAAAAAATCACACTTAATTGGATATCAACAATTTTCTGACCAGATTGGGGCGAAAATCCATTCTACTGAAATGCAGGATAAGAGTGAACTACAGGATTACCTGGAACTAGCAAACAATCATATTGCAACTGCAAAGACAAATAGAATGGACTATATTGTACAATCAGACTTAAATCCTATGAATGTATTATGGGATGAAAACAGAAACATTGTGGGGATTGTAGACTTTGAATCAATCGGATATGGAGATCGTATAGAGGGCTTGGCCTGGCTTATAAAATGGTATACCCGGACAGAGGGGATTAACTCTATGGAGATGTCATCAGAAGTCGCAAAATCTTTATTGGATGGATATGGTGCTTTTGATTTTCTTGGAATTGACGCCCATGAACGTCTGGCGTCACTACTATGGCTTTCGGGATGTTTGAACTGGAATTTTGTCAAAACTACATTAACCATTCTGGACACCCACAACGTTGAATCGCTCAATGCTCATTTGCATGCATACAAAATCAGAGGAGAAAAGTTAATATCTCTTTTACCGAAAGCGTTTCTAAATGTATAA
- a CDS encoding NUDIX hydrolase, with translation MGYIEDLRKDIGHQPLILVGVAVAVINEAGEFLLQKRRDGQWGVPGGFIELGESTEEAGRREVFEETGLEIGKLDLIGVFSGKQHHVKLPNGDEFYPVTVAYVSKEILGGVLRADGTETTEARFFSVSELPDQLNPLIKNLLKQYKVSV, from the coding sequence ATGGGGTACATAGAGGATTTGCGGAAGGATATTGGTCACCAGCCTCTAATCTTGGTAGGAGTTGCGGTGGCAGTGATCAATGAAGCGGGGGAGTTTTTACTTCAGAAACGGCGTGATGGCCAGTGGGGTGTTCCGGGTGGGTTTATTGAGTTAGGAGAATCTACTGAGGAAGCTGGCAGAAGGGAAGTATTCGAGGAAACTGGGCTGGAAATTGGAAAGCTAGATTTGATTGGCGTTTTTTCAGGTAAACAGCATCATGTCAAACTGCCAAATGGGGATGAATTTTATCCAGTTACTGTTGCCTATGTATCAAAAGAAATCCTTGGTGGAGTACTCAGAGCAGATGGCACGGAAACAACAGAGGCTCGGTTTTTTAGCGTGAGTGAATTGCCCGACCAGCTTAACCCATTAATAAAAAATCTTTTGAAGCAATATAAAGTATCGGTATAA
- a CDS encoding NUDIX hydrolase, whose product MDATFYIEKTVFNYRVAAVMIVDNHVLIHKQTKDEHWAMPGGRVELLEDSLSSVVREVKEELGIDVKVDRLLWFTENFFDYNNKNYHEIGLYYQVSPLNGSFNFHNEEFFGEEGERLVYQWVPINNLEKIKLYPEFIRTSLNQLPDAPQHLIVHKYSN is encoded by the coding sequence ATGGATGCGACGTTTTACATAGAAAAAACGGTGTTTAATTATCGCGTAGCGGCGGTTATGATCGTGGACAACCATGTCCTTATACACAAACAGACAAAGGACGAGCACTGGGCAATGCCAGGAGGACGGGTCGAGCTCCTGGAGGATTCATTATCAAGTGTTGTCAGAGAAGTAAAAGAAGAGTTAGGAATAGATGTAAAGGTGGACAGACTGCTCTGGTTTACAGAGAACTTCTTTGACTACAACAATAAAAATTATCATGAAATCGGTCTGTACTATCAAGTATCTCCTCTAAATGGCAGTTTCAATTTCCACAATGAAGAGTTCTTTGGAGAAGAGGGTGAGCGGTTGGTCTATCAGTGGGTGCCAATCAACAATCTTGAAAAAATCAAGCTCTATCCCGAGTTCATCAGAACATCCTTAAATCAATTACCTGATGCTCCGCAGCATCTAATAGTTCATAAATATAGTAATTGA
- a CDS encoding GNAT family N-acetyltransferase: MKIDFQHYCCIPEKDILEGFLKVHRNIFGTADDLTEKIHNKLNLLFTGACAEFKVIGYKIGYELTNEKFYSWLGGVHPEYRNLGIASTLMDIQHRYLKKEGYEAVQTKTLNKWRSMLILNIKSGFDIIETYIDSHGKLKIVLEKELSNEEKR, from the coding sequence TTGAAAATTGATTTTCAACATTATTGCTGCATTCCTGAAAAGGATATTTTAGAAGGATTTTTAAAAGTGCACCGAAATATTTTCGGCACGGCTGATGATTTAACAGAAAAAATACACAATAAACTAAATCTGCTGTTCACCGGTGCATGTGCAGAATTCAAAGTGATTGGTTACAAAATAGGATATGAACTCACTAATGAAAAGTTTTACAGCTGGCTTGGGGGAGTACATCCTGAATATCGCAATTTAGGTATAGCCTCCACGTTAATGGATATTCAACATCGCTATTTGAAAAAAGAAGGATACGAAGCGGTGCAAACAAAGACACTGAATAAATGGCGCAGTATGTTAATTTTAAACATCAAAAGCGGCTTTGACATTATAGAAACATACATTGACTCGCATGGGAAGTTGAAGATAGTTTTAGAAAAGGAATTAAGTAATGAGGAGAAAAGATGA